A single genomic interval of Takifugu flavidus isolate HTHZ2018 chromosome 19, ASM371156v2, whole genome shotgun sequence harbors:
- the znf513a gene encoding zinc finger protein 513a isoform X2, with the protein MPRKKQQNPQPVKLDSEDGVAVEAPHTLNLDTEFLLGHDLEFDHDGKILNLDKFSVAAEIGFSVYPLGDEENPVYNQISMESETCSSHSTTDDGREDEGRTAPSEPGFPSYLSCRGCGQLRDGPLGPGIDLVGPYCLRCCKASRESKSTDFCPSFAGISGIRAGSHLQLEAMANGIDDKSLTAEDKLAKQHSCHLCGFSSRYANHVKRHMKTHNGEKPYHCPLCTYASAQLVNLQRHLRIHTGEKPYKCDSCTFACSSLGNLKRHQRMHVQTPGMGQDTAGPPTLGQISQKRQVSGQRSNEEMSGVSPKGVVSEVAQATSNLSLEAPNSDYLSAFDSLKGASPPPIPASNPAPGHQPGPLHETAGGSSNRATRGAAADGPTLPSSLFPFTCRLCGVVLEDEDGTSAQICAKCTLEMLTKDTSSSPNSPGERSDKVYTCAACPFLTHYPNHLARHMKTHSGEKPYKCPQCDYASAHFDNLKRHHRVHTGEKPYKCHLCDYACGNLANLKRHQRVHSGAKPFQCAVCSYSCNQSMNLKRHMLRHTGEKPYKCRECGYTTGHWDNYKRHQKKHGLATDGWVKVPMTGNDEEDEEEKGMVGGAQTHRKEAEVDMQYVFQSGRSESTLKLLQT; encoded by the exons TGGATTCTGAAGATGGTGTAGCAGTCGAAGCTCCTCACACTCTCAACTTAGACACTGAGTTTCTACTGGGACACGACCTCGAGTTTGATCACGACGGCAAAATCCTAAACCTGGACAAGTTCTCTG TAGCTGCTGAAATCGGTTTCTCCGTGTATCCTCTGGGTGATGAGGAGAACCCCGTCTACAACCAGATCAGCATGGAAAGCGAAACGTGCAGCTCACACAGCACCACTGACGACGGGAGAGAGGATGAGGGCAGGACGGCCCCGTCTGAACCGGGCTTCCCTTCCTACCTGTCCTGCAGGGGCTGCGGACAGCTCCGAGACGGACCTCTGGGACCTGGCATAGACCTCGTGGGGCCGTACTGCCTCCGGTGCTGCAAAGCCTCGAGGGAATCCAAGTCCACAGACTTCTGTCCATCGTTTGCGGGCATCAGCGGGATCCGCGCGGGCTCCCACTTGCAGCTCGAGGCCATGGCGAATGGAATCGACGACAAATCTCTGACGGCTGAGGACAAACTGGCCAAGCAGCACTCGTGTCACCTGTGCGGCTTCTCCTCGCGCTACGCCAACCACGTGAAGCGTCACATGAAGACGCACAACGGCGAGAAGCCTTATCACTGCCCCCTGTGCACTTACGCCTCAGCCCAGCTGGTGAATCTGCAGCGGCACCTGCGGATTCACACCGGCGAGAAACCGTACAAATGCGACAGCTGCACTTTTGCCTGCAGTTCCCTCGGCAACCTGAAGAGGCACCAGCGCATGCACGTGCAGACTCCTGGGATGGGTCAGGACACAGCAGGACCACCGACATTGGGGCAAATTAGCCAGAAGAGGCAAGTGAGTGGGCAGAGGTCCAACGAGGAAATGTCTGGCGTTTCGCCCAAAG GGGTGGTTTCAGAAGTTGCACAGGCAACTTCAAACCTGAGTTTGGAGGCCCCGAACAGCGACTACCTATCAGCCTTTGACAGCCTAAAGGGAGCGTCGCCGCCACCCATACCTGCGTCTAACCCCGCCCCCGGGCATCAGCCTGGGCCTCTGCATGAAACCGCAGGTGGAAGCAGCAACAGGGCGACCAGAGGGGCCGCGGCAGATGGCCCCACCCTCCCATCCTCGCTCTTCCCTTTCACCTGTCGGCTGTGCGGCGTTGTCCTCGAGGACGAGGACGGGACGTCCGCGCAGATCTGCGCCAAGTGCACGCTGGAAATGCTGACGAAGGACACGTCGTCGTCCCCCAACAGTCCGGGTGAGCGCAGCGACAAAGTGTACACCTGCGCCGCCTGCCCTTTCCTCACTCATTACCCCAACCACCTGGCGCGGCACATGAAAACCCACAGCGGCGAGAAACCCTACAAGTGCCCACAGTGCGACTACGCCTCGGCGCACTTCGACAACCTGAAGCGGCACCACCGAGTGCACACGGGCGAGAAGCCGTACAAGTGCCATTTGTGCGATTACGCGTGCGGCAACCTGGCCAACCTGAAGCGGCACCAGCGCGTGCACTCGGGCGCCAAGCCTTTCCAGTGCGCGGTGTGCAGCTACAGCTGCAACCAGAGCATGAACCTGAAGCGCCACATGCTGCGGCACACGGGGGAGAAGCCGTACAAGTGTCGGGAGTGCGGCTACACCACGGGCCACTGGGACAATTACAAGAGACATCAGAAGAAACACGGCCTGGCCACCGACGGGTGGGTGAAGGTTCCCATGACCGGCAacgatgaggaggacgaggaggaaaaggggatGGTGGGAGGAGCTCAGACGCACAGGAAAGAGGCGGAGGTGGATATGCAGTACGTGTTCCAGAGCGGGCGCTCGGAAAGTACGCTCAAACTGCTGCAAACCTGA
- the znf513a gene encoding zinc finger protein 513a isoform X3 has protein sequence MESETCSSHSTTDDGREDEGRTAPSEPGFPSYLSCRGCGQLRDGPLGPGIDLVGPYCLRCCKASRESKSTDFCPSFAGISGIRAGSHLQLEAMANGIDDKSLTAEDKLAKQHSCHLCGFSSRYANHVKRHMKTHNGEKPYHCPLCTYASAQLVNLQRHLRIHTGEKPYKCDSCTFACSSLGNLKRHQRMHVQTPGMGQDTAGPPTLGQISQKRQVSGQRSNEEMSGVSPKGVVSEVAQATSNLSLEAPNSDYLSAFDSLKGASPPPIPASNPAPGHQPGPLHETAGGSSNRATRGAAADGPTLPSSLFPFTCRLCGVVLEDEDGTSAQICAKCTLEMLTKDTSSSPNSPGERSDKVYTCAACPFLTHYPNHLARHMKTHSGEKPYKCPQCDYASAHFDNLKRHHRVHTGEKPYKCHLCDYACGNLANLKRHQRVHSGAKPFQCAVCSYSCNQSMNLKRHMLRHTGEKPYKCRECGYTTGHWDNYKRHQKKHGLATDGWVKVPMTGNDEEDEEEKGMVGGAQTHRKEAEVDMQYVFQSGRSESTLKLLQT, from the exons ATGGAAAGCGAAACGTGCAGCTCACACAGCACCACTGACGACGGGAGAGAGGATGAGGGCAGGACGGCCCCGTCTGAACCGGGCTTCCCTTCCTACCTGTCCTGCAGGGGCTGCGGACAGCTCCGAGACGGACCTCTGGGACCTGGCATAGACCTCGTGGGGCCGTACTGCCTCCGGTGCTGCAAAGCCTCGAGGGAATCCAAGTCCACAGACTTCTGTCCATCGTTTGCGGGCATCAGCGGGATCCGCGCGGGCTCCCACTTGCAGCTCGAGGCCATGGCGAATGGAATCGACGACAAATCTCTGACGGCTGAGGACAAACTGGCCAAGCAGCACTCGTGTCACCTGTGCGGCTTCTCCTCGCGCTACGCCAACCACGTGAAGCGTCACATGAAGACGCACAACGGCGAGAAGCCTTATCACTGCCCCCTGTGCACTTACGCCTCAGCCCAGCTGGTGAATCTGCAGCGGCACCTGCGGATTCACACCGGCGAGAAACCGTACAAATGCGACAGCTGCACTTTTGCCTGCAGTTCCCTCGGCAACCTGAAGAGGCACCAGCGCATGCACGTGCAGACTCCTGGGATGGGTCAGGACACAGCAGGACCACCGACATTGGGGCAAATTAGCCAGAAGAGGCAAGTGAGTGGGCAGAGGTCCAACGAGGAAATGTCTGGCGTTTCGCCCAAAG GGGTGGTTTCAGAAGTTGCACAGGCAACTTCAAACCTGAGTTTGGAGGCCCCGAACAGCGACTACCTATCAGCCTTTGACAGCCTAAAGGGAGCGTCGCCGCCACCCATACCTGCGTCTAACCCCGCCCCCGGGCATCAGCCTGGGCCTCTGCATGAAACCGCAGGTGGAAGCAGCAACAGGGCGACCAGAGGGGCCGCGGCAGATGGCCCCACCCTCCCATCCTCGCTCTTCCCTTTCACCTGTCGGCTGTGCGGCGTTGTCCTCGAGGACGAGGACGGGACGTCCGCGCAGATCTGCGCCAAGTGCACGCTGGAAATGCTGACGAAGGACACGTCGTCGTCCCCCAACAGTCCGGGTGAGCGCAGCGACAAAGTGTACACCTGCGCCGCCTGCCCTTTCCTCACTCATTACCCCAACCACCTGGCGCGGCACATGAAAACCCACAGCGGCGAGAAACCCTACAAGTGCCCACAGTGCGACTACGCCTCGGCGCACTTCGACAACCTGAAGCGGCACCACCGAGTGCACACGGGCGAGAAGCCGTACAAGTGCCATTTGTGCGATTACGCGTGCGGCAACCTGGCCAACCTGAAGCGGCACCAGCGCGTGCACTCGGGCGCCAAGCCTTTCCAGTGCGCGGTGTGCAGCTACAGCTGCAACCAGAGCATGAACCTGAAGCGCCACATGCTGCGGCACACGGGGGAGAAGCCGTACAAGTGTCGGGAGTGCGGCTACACCACGGGCCACTGGGACAATTACAAGAGACATCAGAAGAAACACGGCCTGGCCACCGACGGGTGGGTGAAGGTTCCCATGACCGGCAacgatgaggaggacgaggaggaaaaggggatGGTGGGAGGAGCTCAGACGCACAGGAAAGAGGCGGAGGTGGATATGCAGTACGTGTTCCAGAGCGGGCGCTCGGAAAGTACGCTCAAACTGCTGCAAACCTGA
- the znf513a gene encoding zinc finger protein 513a isoform X1, translating to MPRKKQQNPQPVKLDSEDGVAVEAPHTLNLDTEFLLGHDLEFDHDGKILNLDKFSEVAAEIGFSVYPLGDEENPVYNQISMESETCSSHSTTDDGREDEGRTAPSEPGFPSYLSCRGCGQLRDGPLGPGIDLVGPYCLRCCKASRESKSTDFCPSFAGISGIRAGSHLQLEAMANGIDDKSLTAEDKLAKQHSCHLCGFSSRYANHVKRHMKTHNGEKPYHCPLCTYASAQLVNLQRHLRIHTGEKPYKCDSCTFACSSLGNLKRHQRMHVQTPGMGQDTAGPPTLGQISQKRQVSGQRSNEEMSGVSPKGVVSEVAQATSNLSLEAPNSDYLSAFDSLKGASPPPIPASNPAPGHQPGPLHETAGGSSNRATRGAAADGPTLPSSLFPFTCRLCGVVLEDEDGTSAQICAKCTLEMLTKDTSSSPNSPGERSDKVYTCAACPFLTHYPNHLARHMKTHSGEKPYKCPQCDYASAHFDNLKRHHRVHTGEKPYKCHLCDYACGNLANLKRHQRVHSGAKPFQCAVCSYSCNQSMNLKRHMLRHTGEKPYKCRECGYTTGHWDNYKRHQKKHGLATDGWVKVPMTGNDEEDEEEKGMVGGAQTHRKEAEVDMQYVFQSGRSESTLKLLQT from the exons TGGATTCTGAAGATGGTGTAGCAGTCGAAGCTCCTCACACTCTCAACTTAGACACTGAGTTTCTACTGGGACACGACCTCGAGTTTGATCACGACGGCAAAATCCTAAACCTGGACAAGTTCTCTG AAGTAGCTGCTGAAATCGGTTTCTCCGTGTATCCTCTGGGTGATGAGGAGAACCCCGTCTACAACCAGATCAGCATGGAAAGCGAAACGTGCAGCTCACACAGCACCACTGACGACGGGAGAGAGGATGAGGGCAGGACGGCCCCGTCTGAACCGGGCTTCCCTTCCTACCTGTCCTGCAGGGGCTGCGGACAGCTCCGAGACGGACCTCTGGGACCTGGCATAGACCTCGTGGGGCCGTACTGCCTCCGGTGCTGCAAAGCCTCGAGGGAATCCAAGTCCACAGACTTCTGTCCATCGTTTGCGGGCATCAGCGGGATCCGCGCGGGCTCCCACTTGCAGCTCGAGGCCATGGCGAATGGAATCGACGACAAATCTCTGACGGCTGAGGACAAACTGGCCAAGCAGCACTCGTGTCACCTGTGCGGCTTCTCCTCGCGCTACGCCAACCACGTGAAGCGTCACATGAAGACGCACAACGGCGAGAAGCCTTATCACTGCCCCCTGTGCACTTACGCCTCAGCCCAGCTGGTGAATCTGCAGCGGCACCTGCGGATTCACACCGGCGAGAAACCGTACAAATGCGACAGCTGCACTTTTGCCTGCAGTTCCCTCGGCAACCTGAAGAGGCACCAGCGCATGCACGTGCAGACTCCTGGGATGGGTCAGGACACAGCAGGACCACCGACATTGGGGCAAATTAGCCAGAAGAGGCAAGTGAGTGGGCAGAGGTCCAACGAGGAAATGTCTGGCGTTTCGCCCAAAG GGGTGGTTTCAGAAGTTGCACAGGCAACTTCAAACCTGAGTTTGGAGGCCCCGAACAGCGACTACCTATCAGCCTTTGACAGCCTAAAGGGAGCGTCGCCGCCACCCATACCTGCGTCTAACCCCGCCCCCGGGCATCAGCCTGGGCCTCTGCATGAAACCGCAGGTGGAAGCAGCAACAGGGCGACCAGAGGGGCCGCGGCAGATGGCCCCACCCTCCCATCCTCGCTCTTCCCTTTCACCTGTCGGCTGTGCGGCGTTGTCCTCGAGGACGAGGACGGGACGTCCGCGCAGATCTGCGCCAAGTGCACGCTGGAAATGCTGACGAAGGACACGTCGTCGTCCCCCAACAGTCCGGGTGAGCGCAGCGACAAAGTGTACACCTGCGCCGCCTGCCCTTTCCTCACTCATTACCCCAACCACCTGGCGCGGCACATGAAAACCCACAGCGGCGAGAAACCCTACAAGTGCCCACAGTGCGACTACGCCTCGGCGCACTTCGACAACCTGAAGCGGCACCACCGAGTGCACACGGGCGAGAAGCCGTACAAGTGCCATTTGTGCGATTACGCGTGCGGCAACCTGGCCAACCTGAAGCGGCACCAGCGCGTGCACTCGGGCGCCAAGCCTTTCCAGTGCGCGGTGTGCAGCTACAGCTGCAACCAGAGCATGAACCTGAAGCGCCACATGCTGCGGCACACGGGGGAGAAGCCGTACAAGTGTCGGGAGTGCGGCTACACCACGGGCCACTGGGACAATTACAAGAGACATCAGAAGAAACACGGCCTGGCCACCGACGGGTGGGTGAAGGTTCCCATGACCGGCAacgatgaggaggacgaggaggaaaaggggatGGTGGGAGGAGCTCAGACGCACAGGAAAGAGGCGGAGGTGGATATGCAGTACGTGTTCCAGAGCGGGCGCTCGGAAAGTACGCTCAAACTGCTGCAAACCTGA